Proteins encoded in a region of the Maridesulfovibrio bastinii DSM 16055 genome:
- a CDS encoding threonine aldolase family protein gives MRSFASDNYAGVHPEIMDAMFKANVGDMPSYGEDPVSGRAVDLFKKHFGDQAQIYFIATGTATNTLILKHITRSWNSVICSTYGHIHVDECGSPEAVAGIKLITARTANGKLTPDAVVEQMYAKGFVHHSQPAVVSFAQCTELGTIYTVQEIKDICDAAHNEGLLVHMDGARLANAAAALGTSFKEMTVDAGVDVLSFGGTKNGCMCAEAAVFLKPGLGDDFRFVRKQGMQLISKMRFIGAQFERFLADDELWRQNALQANSMAALLAEKAAQVDGVKISGPVEANGVFAFIPEDCIAPLQEKCPFYIWDELTGEVRWMTSFMTTEQDIDDFVAALKETLSNRK, from the coding sequence ATGCGTTCTTTCGCAAGTGACAACTATGCCGGAGTCCATCCGGAAATAATGGACGCAATGTTTAAAGCCAATGTCGGCGACATGCCCTCATACGGTGAAGACCCTGTATCCGGGCGCGCGGTAGACCTCTTTAAAAAACACTTCGGAGATCAGGCCCAGATATATTTCATCGCAACCGGGACTGCCACCAACACCCTGATACTCAAGCACATCACCCGCAGCTGGAACAGCGTAATCTGCTCTACTTACGGTCATATCCACGTTGACGAATGCGGTTCTCCCGAGGCTGTTGCCGGAATCAAACTGATAACCGCCAGAACAGCAAACGGAAAACTTACCCCGGATGCCGTGGTTGAACAGATGTATGCCAAAGGATTTGTGCATCACAGCCAGCCCGCAGTGGTTTCATTTGCCCAGTGTACCGAGCTTGGCACAATCTACACCGTGCAGGAAATAAAAGATATTTGTGACGCAGCGCATAACGAGGGTCTGCTGGTCCACATGGACGGAGCAAGGCTCGCTAACGCCGCAGCAGCGCTTGGCACTTCCTTCAAAGAGATGACCGTGGATGCCGGAGTGGATGTTCTTTCATTCGGCGGGACCAAAAACGGCTGCATGTGCGCTGAAGCCGCGGTCTTTCTCAAGCCCGGCCTTGGAGATGATTTCAGATTCGTCCGCAAGCAGGGAATGCAGCTCATTTCTAAAATGCGCTTTATAGGTGCGCAGTTTGAAAGATTTCTTGCTGATGATGAACTCTGGAGACAAAACGCCCTGCAAGCCAATAGCATGGCCGCTCTGCTTGCTGAAAAAGCAGCACAGGTGGACGGAGTTAAAATATCAGGACCAGTGGAGGCAAACGGAGTTTTCGCTTTTATACCGGAAGACTGCATTGCCCCGCTTCAGGAAAAATGTCCTTTCTACATCTGGGATGAACTGACCGGAGAAGTCCGCTGGATGACTTCATTCATGACCACGGAACAGGATATTGATGATTTTGTTGCCGCTCTAAAAGAAACACTTTCCAATAGAAAATAA
- a CDS encoding GDSL-type esterase/lipase family protein — protein sequence MFISCIGDSLTLGFGDCFRLGWVGRLYMNLDASGNEITGYNLGVRASTSLHIQKRWKAEAEARMPFNDNSRLFFCFGTADIAQGVDKEDTLKATRKILEEATALCRTFFICPPPVLDKVKNEKLSEICKGYREICAELNIPCADLFTSLGDSEVYFADLKHGDGVHPDKKGYQAMTDKISELLARNSCL from the coding sequence ATGTTTATCAGTTGCATAGGAGATTCATTAACTCTCGGCTTCGGAGACTGTTTCCGCCTCGGATGGGTTGGCAGACTCTATATGAACCTTGACGCCAGCGGAAATGAAATAACCGGATACAATCTTGGCGTCCGGGCCTCGACCAGCCTGCACATACAAAAAAGATGGAAAGCTGAAGCCGAAGCCCGCATGCCTTTTAATGATAATTCACGCCTGTTTTTCTGCTTCGGCACGGCTGATATTGCTCAGGGAGTTGATAAAGAAGACACCCTTAAAGCAACACGGAAGATTTTAGAAGAAGCCACAGCACTCTGCCGGACATTTTTTATCTGCCCTCCACCAGTGCTGGACAAAGTTAAAAACGAAAAACTCTCTGAAATATGCAAAGGCTATAGAGAAATCTGTGCCGAACTCAACATACCGTGCGCTGATCTTTTTACAAGCTTAGGAGATTCGGAGGTTTATTTTGCCGACCTGAAACACGGCGACGGGGTTCATCCCGACAAAAAAGGCTATCAGGCCATGACCGATAAAATTTCCGAACTTCTTGCCAGAAATTCGTGCCTTTAG
- a CDS encoding rhomboid family intramembrane serine protease yields the protein MADVDKNRFCLLWEDISTQIKVDSADRDTFKKWSLVLMSQSIPHFVDSSGSRIKIFVYTPYVNEACSQIELFIAENRAGTKTEVKNDPVPLAAPMVVLYMFYLLCMYVLSRTFSPVLGLYPEKIESIGRLDAARILSGEWWRALTAVTLHGDPAHIFGNMVIGGMLISVLAQRIGAGYALFPAVCCAALANIINAWLHGSDFLAVGFSGAVFAATGILAAFEAFSTSDMGFRQAFVAVAAGLSLLAALGTGGENTDLAGHFLGFAFGLATGLLLRICNLFYSHRGQMSDYILYLCSFILLLAAWGVAFYRVG from the coding sequence ATGGCTGACGTTGATAAAAACAGATTTTGCCTGCTATGGGAAGACATCTCCACCCAAATAAAAGTGGATTCGGCAGACCGTGACACTTTTAAAAAGTGGTCACTGGTGCTGATGTCCCAGAGCATCCCCCATTTTGTTGACAGCAGCGGAAGCCGGATTAAAATTTTTGTATATACTCCATACGTTAACGAAGCATGCAGTCAGATTGAATTATTTATCGCTGAAAATAGAGCCGGAACCAAAACGGAAGTGAAAAATGATCCGGTTCCCCTTGCCGCACCCATGGTCGTGCTTTATATGTTCTATCTGCTGTGCATGTATGTTTTGAGCAGGACTTTTTCCCCGGTTCTGGGTCTGTATCCTGAAAAAATTGAGTCTATAGGCCGTCTTGATGCTGCAAGGATTCTTTCCGGTGAATGGTGGCGGGCGTTAACCGCTGTGACCCTCCACGGTGATCCGGCGCATATTTTCGGGAATATGGTAATTGGCGGAATGCTCATATCTGTTCTTGCGCAAAGAATCGGAGCAGGGTACGCACTCTTTCCCGCTGTTTGTTGTGCGGCTCTGGCTAACATTATTAATGCGTGGCTGCACGGCAGCGATTTTTTAGCGGTGGGATTTTCCGGGGCTGTTTTCGCCGCTACCGGAATTCTAGCTGCTTTTGAGGCTTTTTCCACGAGTGACATGGGTTTCAGGCAGGCTTTTGTTGCTGTTGCCGCAGGGCTTTCGCTGCTTGCAGCTCTGGGTACCGGCGGTGAAAATACTGATCTGGCTGGTCACTTTCTTGGTTTTGCCTTCGGCCTTGCCACAGGTTTACTACTGCGCATCTGCAATTTATTTTACTCCCACCGGGGACAGATGTCGGATTATATATTATATTTGTGCTCTTTTATTCTGCTATTGGCAGCCTGGGGTGTGGCTTTTTACCGGGTGGGATGA
- a CDS encoding metal ABC transporter ATP-binding protein, with protein MSSECLISFENVSFSYGTHPVFQDVNFSIDKGDYLAILGPNGGGKTTLVKLFLGLLKPGRGRIGIFGKTPGSCGNIIGYLPQYTNVSQSFPITVRDAVMMGMISSGFKGLFGMGFGSGAKKAVEKALSRVGMLKYINEKVCDLSGGQKQRVFIARAIVAEPKLLLLDEPTASVDQVGKSGLYSLLRELNEDMTVIMVSHDISVLGQGVKTVACVNHQVHIHDKPVITRELLIQAYGQTADGTCPIELVTHGDIPHRVLEFHEEDATRKGDWND; from the coding sequence ATGAGTTCCGAATGCTTGATTTCTTTTGAGAACGTCAGCTTTTCATACGGCACACATCCTGTTTTTCAGGATGTGAATTTCAGTATTGATAAGGGTGATTACCTCGCTATTCTCGGCCCTAACGGTGGTGGAAAAACTACTCTGGTTAAACTTTTTCTGGGACTGCTTAAACCCGGCAGAGGCCGCATAGGAATTTTCGGCAAAACTCCGGGAAGCTGCGGCAATATCATCGGCTATCTCCCGCAGTATACCAATGTATCGCAGAGTTTTCCCATCACCGTGCGTGATGCGGTTATGATGGGCATGATTTCATCCGGTTTTAAAGGTCTTTTCGGCATGGGTTTCGGTAGCGGAGCAAAAAAAGCTGTTGAAAAGGCTTTATCCCGTGTAGGTATGCTTAAATATATCAATGAGAAGGTCTGCGATCTTTCCGGCGGGCAGAAGCAGCGCGTTTTTATTGCCAGAGCAATTGTTGCCGAACCTAAACTCCTGCTGCTGGACGAACCGACCGCAAGTGTTGATCAGGTCGGCAAAAGCGGTCTTTACAGTCTTCTGAGAGAGCTTAACGAAGATATGACCGTCATTATGGTCAGCCACGATATTTCAGTGCTGGGTCAGGGGGTTAAAACCGTGGCCTGCGTCAATCATCAGGTTCACATACACGATAAACCGGTCATAACCCGTGAGCTGCTTATTCAGGCCTACGGTCAGACAGCGGACGGAACCTGCCCCATTGAACTGGTTACCCACGGTGATATCCCGCACCGTGTACTTGAATTTCATGAAGAAGACGCAACCCGCAAAGGAGACTGGAATGATTGA
- a CDS encoding metal ABC transporter permease gives MIDALGYDFMQNALMAGVVASIICGIIGALVVVNRVVLLAGGVAHASYGGVGLAFFLGLPMLPVTAVFAVCSALLMALVTMKVKDRADTFIGVMWAAGMALGIILLDITPGYNVDLMSYLFGGILATPSSDLYLMSALAVIVLLVSVGLYKGLWAMSFDEEFARARGIPVTALYFVMLALIALSVVMVIRVVGLILVIALLTIPPQIAESRTSSLWSMMILSSVLSMIFCIVGLLLSFQLDISSGATIIAVSIVGFVISQLVNCVCSKS, from the coding sequence ATGATTGATGCCCTTGGTTATGACTTTATGCAGAACGCTCTCATGGCCGGAGTTGTGGCAAGCATTATCTGCGGGATTATCGGTGCGCTGGTTGTGGTCAACAGGGTTGTGCTGCTGGCCGGCGGTGTGGCCCACGCCTCTTATGGCGGGGTGGGGCTGGCATTCTTTCTGGGGCTGCCCATGCTCCCGGTTACAGCTGTTTTTGCGGTCTGCTCGGCATTGCTGATGGCACTGGTCACTATGAAGGTGAAAGACCGGGCGGATACTTTTATCGGGGTAATGTGGGCCGCAGGCATGGCCCTTGGTATTATTCTGCTGGATATTACGCCGGGCTATAATGTGGACCTTATGAGCTACCTTTTCGGGGGGATACTGGCAACGCCGAGTAGTGATCTCTACCTTATGAGTGCTCTGGCAGTGATTGTGCTGCTGGTTTCAGTAGGCCTCTACAAGGGATTGTGGGCCATGTCTTTTGATGAGGAATTTGCCCGCGCCAGAGGTATTCCGGTTACGGCGCTATATTTTGTAATGCTGGCCCTGATAGCCCTGAGCGTGGTTATGGTCATCCGAGTTGTGGGCCTTATTCTGGTTATTGCCCTGCTGACTATTCCACCGCAGATAGCTGAAAGCAGAACCTCATCCCTGTGGTCAATGATGATACTCTCCTCAGTACTGAGCATGATTTTCTGCATTGTCGGCCTGCTGCTCTCATTTCAGCTAGATATCTCCTCCGGCGCAACCATAATAGCAGTCTCCATAGTAGGCTTCGTTATTTCACAGCTCGTCAACTGCGTCTGCTCAAAGTCATAG